The following nucleotide sequence is from Triticum dicoccoides isolate Atlit2015 ecotype Zavitan chromosome 7B, WEW_v2.0, whole genome shotgun sequence.
CCCCACTCAGCAAGGTAGGGGGCTCACGGCCAACGGCAACCAGCGGCAAGGGCTCGCCAGAGCGTGCAGCGGCTACTCTGACAGCGCTGACACCGGGATGGAGACGCCGCCAAGCACCGCCGAACGACTCCACATCGCCGAGACGCTGGAACCCATTCCCAACGGTGTGTCTTGCAAGAACGACTTCACCATCCTTCACACCCGATTGCCAAGGGTAGCGGCGTCGTggctcatcgccatcgtcatctctCCCACCGGGCTGGTTTGGGGGGCCACTCCCGCCGGGCTTGCGGTAGTGCGTGAGGGAGTCGAGATGGACAAGGACCTAGGAGTTGAGCATCTGCGGGGGGATGCCCCACCCCTCccaagggtcgtcgtcgacgaacTCCGTGAAACCAGCCGGCAGGCCGAGCTGGTCCAGCGGTGTGGAGCCGCTCGCTGGCTCCATAGCATCAAGGTCAATGACCTTAGGGATCAGGTCGGGGTTGATGACCCATGCATACATGATGAAGTAGGAGTAGTCGAGCTTATCGGAGGAGGAGACtgccaccgtctgggagcgacacatGGGGAGCAGCCATACCACGTTGGTGCAGTTCACGGTGGAGGGAGGGATGCCTTCGATGAACAGACGAACGCAGTAGCGATAGGTCACCATCTCGGTGAGGAAGCACCAACTCCACGGCCTGAGCACTAGAGGCGTGCCCTGCCAGTGGATGGTCTTGTTCACCTCGAGCTATGCGCGCCATTGGGGTGAGGCGAAGCGCAGCAGGAAGGCGTCGGGGCAGAGGAGGTTGATGGAGAGCGCGCCATCGGGCAGCTGCGGCAGCTTGTTGTGTATCGCCTCCTTGATCTAGCTCGGCCAGGTGTCCGTGCTGGCCCCAGCCACGATGACGATGGTCGCGTGGTCGAGGAGGATGCGGTTGTTTGCCGCCATCTCCGCAGAGAACTCGATCGTAGCCCTAGCCCTCTCCACCCTGCGAATGGCACCTCCGGGGGCGCAGGGATGGGCTAGAGGCAAGAGCGAGAGGTCCATGGTGGCAGCCTCCATCAGTTTTCCCGGCCCACTACTCTCCGCAGCAGAGGAAACGGAAAGGGCAATTCTGGTGAGCACCGGGGCGCGGATGGCCGGCTACAGCGAGGCTCGGGGGTGAGTCGATGCAGTCGTTGGTATCAAGAGTGGGGGTGTGGCGGAAGGGATGACAGTGGCAGCGGGGGCGTCGAGGGGGAAGCGAACCCTAGCCTTAGCAGGGAGACGGGTTGCAAGTGGTGGTAGCTGCGTGATGAGTGGGGTGCGATCAAGTAGCGGCGGTGGTGGGCGGGAGTTGTGGTGCTGGAGCAGCGGGGCGGAGGGTGCGTGGCCAGTGCACTGCCGAGCAATGTGCCCCGCAATGAAGCACTTACAACAGCGGACGGGATTTGAGCAGCGGGCGATGAAGTGCTTGTCGGAGAGGCACCAGAAGCAAAGGCGAGAGGAGTCCAATATAATGGGCTTGTGCGGCATGGGCGCCCCGCGATTTACGCGCATGCGTGCTCGCTTCTGCTTGTGCGTGCTGTGAATCTGCCATCCCTCCCCATCCTCATCATGGCGCCGCAGCCCTTCATTGCGCTGCAGGCCCGCGTCACTACCACGTGAAGGCAAAGTTGCCCCCCTAGTGGAGCTAGGACGCTGCACCACCGCCGCGTAGGTTGTGAGGGAGGACggggggcttgatgtggaggaatctTGCATAGAGGAGCTGGCGGAGAAATGAATGCGCTTGCGCGTGCCTGGGGAGGCGCCGGCACCAAAGAGGGGCGTGGAGCAGATCTGCCGCGCCGGGGTGGAGGGGCTAGGGCACGGCATGATGGCGCGGGTCGCTGAGGTCGCCACTAGGCGCCGCCGGCACACGGAGCaggcgaggggcggcggccaaggaggccgccggcaCACGGAGCGGGCGAGGGGCGGCGGCCGACGAGGCCGCCGGAGCTAGTCGAGAGCAAGAGCTAGGTGCGGTGCACGACTAGTTTTGCGTCTGCAGATTCCAGGgagaaaaatatattttttgtcTAACTTTGACTATTAATTTTATCAACAAAATATGAGTCATATATCATAAAAAGTATGTCATTAGATGGACATTTCAAAGaacttttccataatatatttttgATGAAATATAACCCATATTTTGTTAACCAAAATTGTAAGTCAAACTGTCAAAGCTGGACACGAAAAACAAagaggccttgtatataaaaatggagggagcagTTTAATTGTATGCATCCTTGATGTCTTAATTAATCCTTAATATGAATCCGGATGTAATTTGAATCATCTTAAATTTAATATACGTATTATGAAAAAGATGTTATCTCTCGTGAGACACTGATGACCTACCTAGAATTCAAGGTGTTTTTCTTAGCGTAAGAACCGTCTAATCTTAACACCACGATTACCGAGAATAATAATGTCTTGACAGACTACCGGTGTCGGCTGAGGTTATACCGGCATAGAAACACCTTTTAGGTCATATGGTGACTAAACCTATAAAGCTAAGGCCCCGTTCGATACACAGGTAAGAAAAACAAAGGGATGTAAAAAAGTATAGGAATGCGGTTGGCTGTACAGTACATTCCTGCAGTTCGCAAAATAGAAGAATAAAGGGTGTTCGGTTCACAGGAAATTGTCTAGAGGTATGAGCAAAGGAGCCGTACTACTGATGCAACAGTATTGAGTATTTTATTCAGGCACCAAGTGTTCTAACCGCTGCATGCTGGTATTGCTTCTCTCCCACCCATGCGAAAGAAATATTTTATTTGGCTTGCCTCGGGCCTCCGCCCAAAAATTGGTTCAGACCAGATGTTTAGATTCCTGTAAAATGACCACTGTTTACGAACTTTTCCATAGGAACGCTGTAGCTGATTCCCTTGATCCGAACGCCAGTGAAGGAACTGAAAACTATGGAATGAACATTCCTTTGGAAAGTCTACAAATCCTTTGAAGCGAACAGGCCCTAAAAGGTGAATTATGTGATGAATCACCGTTGTCACGTACTGTAACTCCGCATAGGTCGTCGATCGCGTACCATAGCCGCTAGCTACAGCTTCTTCTTTCGGGGCAAAGAGCCAAAGATATCATTAAACCATGGAAGATAGTTGAATCCTCACGCACAGCCTCTTGTGCTTCCTTCATTCGAATAGTTCCTGACCCAGCACGCTAGCTGTGCGGTTAAGGGTGACGATCGAGGCCATGACTCGCACATTTTTCACTACTATATCTTCCTCCTAAGTCCTAACTATGACATCTCTCTTTAAcacacaaaaagaaaagaaaaactatgaCATCTCTCTTTCTCTCCAAGGTTTTTACACGAAACTCATGAGCTCTTTCAGAGTAGCGTTTCTGTTCTGAATAATAAATGGGCCCCAAATTTATTTATGCGACTGCATGCATGGATCGACAATGACACAAAGTAAACTAAAAAGAAACCAATGCATGTGACAGGCTGATAAAATGTTTGATAATACAGTACAAAGCTGCTGTAGCATGcatctctctcactcactcactcactcacactCGCTCTCACTCCTGGTCTCTCTTCATACATGGCATGCAGTCGGTCGGGCTAGCTAAGCTGGATCTCTGCATGCACAGCCAGCCATGCCATGCGCGGACCTGATGCAGCCACACAGTGCTCCAACTTCTGGCCAGCCACGTACGCGACCACGCCGGAAGGCCCGCATGTGTGCTGAGCGTACCCACTTATCGCCGGCTTACTGAATTAATAACGGGGCTGATTGATAAACCTAATCTACGCCTGGACGACAATGGCGACGTCAGGCTTGATGACCGCCGGCTGCTCTGGCCTGAGCATGTTCTGGTCGTCGCGGATCACGTCTTCGTCGGCCGCTGCGGCGGCTTGCTCGTCGGCCACGGCAGGGAGCACGTCAATGGGGTGCACCTCGGCGCCGCAGCTGATCCTCCCCTCGGTGGGCGCGCCGCCCTGCTTGGCGCCGCCGGCCACCTCCTTGACGTGCTCTGGCAGCTTCATCTCCTCGTGCACCAGTACCACGGTGGCGGGCTTCTTGTTCCGGTACGCCATGTAAAGCGCCATCTGCGCCACGCCGAACAAGAAGCCCAGCACGTTGGGCATCGCCACGAAGATGTCCTTCTTGAGCGCGCCGTATGCGAACCAGATGACGGCGCTGAGAACCAGGAAGAAGGACAGCGAGAAGGGCATGAACTCCACGCTCTTGGTACGGATCACAAGCCTCTGCACcagcaagaagacaatcaagattaATTAATCCCTTCAATCCACAAACCTTAAAGAGATCTAGCTGTAAGATTAAATGGGTCCTTACGATGATGCTCAAGGGAGCCGCGAAGACGCCGAGCGCGACGGCGACGCAGATCCAGCCGACGACCTGGACGCGGAGGGTGCCGTGCGACGCCAGCATGGTGACGAGGGCGATGAGGCCGAAGAGGCCGACGTCGAGGCCAATGAAGAGCTTGGCGGTGAGGAGCCTGGCGCTCTTGGGGGCGTAGACCAGGTACATGGCGATGTAGAGGCTCTCGATGACGCAGCCGACGGCGTTGATGGTGAGGAGGAGCTCGGAGCCGGACTTGAGGAAGGCGTAGTACATCCACAGCAGGCAGCTGAAGAGCGTCACCAGGTAGGGCGTCGACTGGAACCCCTCCGTCGACTTCTTGCGGTACACACGGTAGAACGTCGGGCTGCAAGCGAGCATCAGAGATTCGTCAGAGTTAATAATGACCATGCATCGACCAGCATATATGAATTGTTTTTACCTGGGCCTACCTAGATTAAGTAAGTAATCATTGGCGTAACCAGAGGAGCTAAACTAACTAACAACCCGGATATGTGTAGTACACTGCACTGCACTGCACCTACCTAACAGTGACATTCGTCACATTTTACCCTACTGGTAATATACACTAGTAATTAATGTAACAATATTCAGCGTTATGTTGTCTCAGGTATATAAGCGAAAATTCTAGAACAGTGTAGATGACAGTGACCGTTTCCGTCAGTCATGTATTCATGGACATGTGTCATGTGTGTTGTACGACGTACCGTGGTCCTTTTTTTCCTAGTTATTAAAATATTTTTCTAGTCTGAATATATACAAAGACATACACATGACAAGGGCCATGCATGGATCTACATAGATGTATGCAGGGTTACAGTATATTTTTCTATGCAGGGTTACAGTATATTTTTCTGAAGACTGAACAGGAGAGTGCAGTTAAGTTGAGGTTGCTTACAGTGGTGAAAGGAAGACCATCAGTGAGATGATGTTGCCTGCAAAACCAAGAACGGAGATGATAGATGGTCAGTTATGTGTCAACCaacgaaaaaaaagagagaataaataaaacaagaaaactaGGGTGGATGCTGTCTGGTAAAAAAAAGGAAACAAGGAAAGAAAATCAGTTGTGTGTACGTTTGTTTGTCTCCGTGAACGTACACACAACAAGCATGTTGGTTCCCTTTCTTTGCTGGGGTGTAACCACTTGATTAGAGGCTAAAAGCTTGGTTTGGCAGTTCCATTTATTCGGAACAGAAACGCTGGCTTAGctcaatgaaagagattgaagaaggCACACAAGCAGGCAGAAGGGTGTGTTGAGCAAGGCAAGGACCATGGATCCAACTCGTGCAAGTAAGCCGGAATCATCGATGATCCTTTCCAAAAGGGCAGAAGAAACAGAAGCACTTGCACACAGAATGTAGGATGGATCCATGGatggatgcatgtgtgtaattaagTACCTAGGATACCGAAGGTGAAGGCCCAGGTGTGCTGCTCCATGTTCAGGAAAGCCATGCTACCAGCTTCTTCTTCCTCGAACACACAAACCAACTGATAGTAGATTTGCTACCCTTCTCCTCTTTGCTCGGTGGGATGCAATGGATAGATAGGTCGAGGAGGGCAAGGGAGCTGTGGTAGCTCAGCTGCGTTGGGCTCTTGGAGATCCTGGAGTGCGGCAGACCCCGGTATATATAGGGCGGGCGGGCGAGCGCGGGGGGAGACGAGAGAGAGCGAGCGAGAGCAAGAAGGTAGCGGCGGATACACGGACGGTTGCGTGGCCCGCCTAGCCGGGTCGACCGGTCCATGATTGCACACTAATGAGCCTGTCCCGTGGCGTGGCTACGTGTAACGACCGAGCGACCCAGCGTACGTACGCCCGCTGCAGCTGGCCAGCAGCGGTGCGGTCGAGCCGGTCCATACAGACACTCTCAGTTTCTCGCACGCCAAGAAAGCGAGCTGGCCTCAGTCAATTAATGGTAACGCCCCGTGACAAGCCAGACCCCAAACCTGGGACGCACTACTGACCAGCCGGCTGACTTCCGGCGCACGGCTCGCGAGCGTTTCCTGGCCGTCTGTTGGTACGTAGTAACATTCGAGGGGAAGACGGAAGGGAACGCGCGGCCGCCACCGCTCCCAGCTGTTCGACAGGCAGAGCTCAGCTCAGCTCGCCGCGCTCACGTACGATGGCCGCCTACGCtacttgtcgtcgtcgtcgtcgcctttTCCTCCCCCTTTGTAACGGCCGTCCCATCCCGCTCCGCAGCCGAGCCAGAGCCTCGCATCGACCGATCAATCTCCTAAGGCGGGAGAGAACGCGTTCGGCGTGGCGGCCAGTTGAGCGGCGCATGCGATCGAGCGCAAAGAACGTGTCCGGGCTCGAGAGCGCAACAGGTAAGGCGTGATTGCGAGTGATGGGGAAGGTAGCTGGCTGGGTGGCTACCAGAGTGCGGCTGCGTACCGCACCGGGCTCCCGGATAATAGGGACCAATCTTTCCCTAATACCAGTGCTAATTATGACCAGGAAAGTGATTAGTGGTGCTAATTAGGAGGAGAATTATGCGTAAATGAACCAGCCAACCAATTATGTCACGCCTTTCTTCTGTTCCCACTCCTCTCGATCGGCCTCTCTTTCTCTCCTCGGCCAGCAATCATTGGATCTACGTACGGCGAGGTCAATTCGTGTCTCCTAGGCTGGACTATTGACGGAATTGAACACCAAATATTTGATGGTAGTTCTGGCGCCACGTACGCTTGAATTcaagttttcttttctttcttggtGCGGGAAAACGTCGAGTTCAAGCTGTTTCAGAGTTCCATTCCAATTCAAAACGAATAGCCCCATTGAGACTGATATACTGGAGTTTCTTGAAACGACTAAATTATTTACCAAATGCAGTATTGCATGTATAACTTTGGCAATAATTCTAATGAATGTTGAATCGATGTACGAGAGAAAAGTCTCTACAGATCTAGAATGACTTCTCGATGGGAAGGTGGAGACGgggacatgaagcatggctacaccCACCATGGGTCAAATCATGATACTCAATCTTACAAACACGGGTAGATTTCAATTGGCATCCCTATATTTAATTAGATTTGTGGGTCTATTCTTGTTATGTGTCAATTCTGGATTGTGATTTTCCCGCAATGTTTTTCGTGTACATCGTGATTCAGAAATGAGCTTTCCTAATTTAAGCTGACAAAATCCTACTTGTATTCTACAGTGACACAACTAAAAGATGTCGATGGGCTAACCTCATCCCCAACAGCAACTTTGAACCGTCCAAAATACGTCTAGACCACGCGGTCCGGACATGTTGTATCATCCAACGCGGTCCTGGATTGATCCGTAAGATGGTTCGGACGCATTTTCTTTCACAAACCGGAGATAAACGTGAGGGGCTTTGCTGGCGTCCGGACAACACCcatgcccgcttctgaccacccTAGCCCACCCACAACCGTCCTCCCTCGCCTGCGCGCGTTACTGCCCGGTGCCAGCTGCCCACACTCATGTCACTGTAGAGAGGCCGCTCCCCATTTAAGCCCGctacagagcggacgcgacctctcactagcattGGCATTGAAGCAGCGCACCGGCCGAGGGTGCC
It contains:
- the LOC119337093 gene encoding bidirectional sugar transporter SWEET15-like, whose amino-acid sequence is MAFLNMEQHTWAFTFGILGNIISLMVFLSPLPTFYRVYRKKSTEGFQSTPYLVTLFSCLLWMYYAFLKSGSELLLTINAVGCVIESLYIAMYLVYAPKSARLLTAKLFIGLDVGLFGLIALVTMLASHGTLRVQVVGWICVAVALGVFAAPLSIIRLVIRTKSVEFMPFSLSFFLVLSAVIWFAYGALKKDIFVAMPNVLGFLFGVAQMALYMAYRNKKPATVVLVHEEMKLPEHVKEVAGGAKQGGAPTEGRISCGAEVHPIDVLPAVADEQAAAAADEDVIRDDQNMLRPEQPAVIKPDVAIVVQA